One stretch of Paenibacillus sp. FSL R5-0341 DNA includes these proteins:
- a CDS encoding flagellar FlbD family protein, producing MISVTRLNGSPMWLNALMVEIVEETPDTYITLVTGKRLIVLEKADEVISKIKDYNREIGVQAATIKVQQTEES from the coding sequence ATGATTTCGGTTACGCGGTTAAATGGTTCTCCCATGTGGTTAAATGCGCTGATGGTTGAGATTGTGGAAGAGACGCCGGACACGTATATTACTCTGGTAACTGGAAAGAGACTGATTGTGCTTGAGAAAGCCGATGAAGTTATTTCCAAAATTAAAGATTACAACCGTGAAATCGGGGTTCAGGCAGCCACTATCAAAGTGCAGCAAACGGAGGAATCCTGA